Proteins from one Sabethes cyaneus chromosome 2, idSabCyanKW18_F2, whole genome shotgun sequence genomic window:
- the LOC128737520 gene encoding coronin-1A-like, which produces MTNSQLWFRGVRPSKFRHVYGLPTRKECCYTDISVVRSGNDGNFCAVNPTFLAIVADTTFVVIPINQTGRIDFQCCKVIGHTGQILDLKWNPFDDNMIASASDDCTIKIWKIPEGGLTSNLSECMVELVGHKRKVMHIEWHPTASNVLISAGFDHLICVWDIGSSDKPLLNVINCHVDMIYSLTINRDGSLIATTSKDKKLRIIEPRSGIVVSEGVCHMGTKCSKAVFLDNNRILTTGFSRHSDRQYAVWNQHDLKKPLAQEVIDSSSGVVTPYFDYDTKMIYLAGKGDGNIRYYEVVDEPPYVYYLNQFLSGQPQKALGFMPKRGVNVTQCEVFRFYKLHATGNICEPISMIVPRKSTLFQSDLYPDTLANLPAIAAKEWLQGRNVQPILRSMKTGESVVEVVTQKNRTENRNSVTSHNQKHNVLNNHHGNHNGTHNNSHANITNGTTVNGNSYTNGGSVGPQVNGKSNKENEIDNRKLDNNTKKFAFLSQPTIPDYRPQTIIEKSQKTSTNQSTKFHQLQAIFGQHQTANHKDITNLQNNLLSNSRNSSRNSSLENINLLNSENELRKAFNKQTEEIKSLRKSLNNSEKRVRELESEVKRLQLQLKH; this is translated from the exons ATGACAAACTCACAG CTTTGGTTTCGCGGAGTGCGACCGTCCAAGTTTCGTCATGTGTACGGTTTGCCAACGCGAAAGGAATGTTGCTACACCGACATCAGTGTGGTCCGCAGCGGCAACGATGGCAATTTCTGTGCCGTGAATCCCACATTCCTGGCGATTGTCGCCGATACCACGTTTGTGGTCATTCCAATCAACCAAACCGGACGCATCGACTTTCAGTGCTGCAAAGTGATTGGCCACACCGGACAGATACTGGATCTCAAGTGGAATCCCTTTGACGATAATATGATTGCATCGGCCTCGGATGATTGTACT attaaaatttggaaaatccCTGAAGGTGGCCTAACAAGcaatctaagcgagtgcatggTCGAGCTGGTGGGTCACAAGCGCAAGGTTATGCACATCGAGTGGCACCCGACCGCATCTAACGTGCTGATCAGTGCTGGATTCGATCATCTGATATGCGTTTGGGACATCGGCAGTTCGGACAAACCTCTGCTTAACGTAATTAACTGTCATGTGGATATGATCTACAGTTTGACCATCAATCGAGACGGGTCGTTGATTGCGACGACTTCCAAAGATAAAAAGTTGCGAATTATTGAGCCTCGCAGTGGCATTGTTGTTTCG GAAGGTGTTTGTCATATGGGCACAAAGTGTTCGAAAGCCGTTTTCCTGGACAACAACCGAATTCTGACGACCGGATTTTCACGGCATTCGGATCGTCAGTATGCTGTCTGGAATCAGCATGATTTAAAAAAGCCACTAGCACAGGAGGTAATAGATAGCTCAAGTGGAGTAGTCACGCCATACTTTGATTACGACACAAAGATGATCTATCTGGCTGGTAAAGGCGACGGGAACATTCGGTACTATGAGGTGGTTGATGAGCCACCATACGTATACTATCTGAATCAGTTTCTCTCGGGACAACCGCAGAAAGCTTTGGGTTTTATGCCGAAACGTGGCGTAAATGTGACCCAGTGCGAAGTGTTCCGTTTCTACAAATTGCATGCAACGGGAAATATTTGCGAGCCAATCTCAATGATTGTGCCTCGAAAATCAACTTTGTTTCAAAGTGATCTTTACCCTGATACGCTGGCGAACCTACCGGCTATTGCTGCGAAAGAATGGTTACAGGGACGTAATGTACAACCGATACTGAGATCCATGAAGACAG GTGAATCTGTCGTTGAGGTGGTCACCCAAAAGAATCGtacagaaaacagaaacagtGTAACTAGCCATAATCAGAAGCACAACGTTCTCAATAACCATCATGGCAATCACAACGGAACACACAATAATAGCCACGCTAATATCACAAATGGTACCACTGTAAACGGCAATAGCTACACAAACGGCGGAAGTGTGGGCCCACAAGTCAACGGAAAGAGCAACAAGGAAAACGAAATCGACAACAGGAAGCTGGATAATAATACGAAAAAATTTGCATTCCTATCTCAGCCAACCATACCGGACTACAGACCACAAACG ATAATCGAGAAAAGCCAAAAGACATCGACCAACCAGAGTACAAAGTTCCACCAGTTGCAGGCAATTTTTGGACAGCATCAGACGGCTAACCACAAGGATATTACGAATCTGCAGAACAATCTGCTAAGTAATTCGAGAAATAGTTCTCGCAATAGTTCGCTGGAGAATATCAACCTGTTGAACTCGGAGAATGAG tTGAGAAAAGCATTCAACAAGCAAACCGAAGAGATTAAAAGTCTGCGCAAATCATTGAACAACTCGGAGAAACGAGTTCGTGAGTTGGAAAGTGAGGTGAAACGGTTGCAACTGCAACTGAAACACTAG